A window from Onychostoma macrolepis isolate SWU-2019 chromosome 07, ASM1243209v1, whole genome shotgun sequence encodes these proteins:
- the LOC131543975 gene encoding zinc finger protein 319 has translation MYSGRMTETWQQQHAVAPPPVGHPLLQGAENALGSAAYGIVLQADPALQQSQHGQHAQQHPLPAQQPQLQVGSEGGHKCGACGHDISHLANPHEHQCMINQDRSFQCTQCMKIFNQATDLLEHQCVQVEQKPFVCGVCKMGFSLLTSLAQHHNEHTNGNNPMKCSICEKTYRPDSASSNPQQPSTAETSSDGADMGSSSTTAFQGSDRPYKCSVCNKAFRHLSELSRHERVHTGEKPYKCDTCEKSFSQASHLAHHQRTHSADRPYKCAVCEKTFKHRQHLVRHMYAHSGEHLFKCNLCELHFKESSELLHHQCQPAGERPFRCAACGKSFKRPSDLRQHERTHSEERPFQCEECQMSFKQQYALVRHRRTHKNPADRPFKCNQCDKGFLQPSHLLYHQHVHGIESLFKCAACQKGFRQSGELLRHKCTESNSGSNAVEKPYKCDVCGKGYKKSSTLQRHQNSHCTEKPLKCSLCGRRFQSSSDFVQHRCDPAREKPMKCADCERRFKYSSELQRHRRVHTGEKPFKCPTCDKGFKQREHLAKHGIVHSREAQFKCVWCGECFGELGALQEHTVQHTAEGGGYPASSCIE, from the coding sequence ATGTACAGTGGAAGAATGACAGAAACATGGCAACAGCAACATGCAGTGGCCCCTCCTCCTGTTGGGCACCCCCTTCTACAAGGGGCAGAGAATGCTTTGGGCAGTGCTGCATATGGTATTGTCCTACAGGCAGACCCCGCTTTACAGCAGTCTCAGCATGGCCAACATGCACAGCAGCACCCGCTGCCAGCTCAGCAGCCTCAGCTGCAGGTGGGAAGTGAAGGTGGTCACAAATGTGGTGCGTGTGGCCATGATATTTCGCACTTGGCCAATCCCCATGAGCACCAGTGCATGATAAACCAGGACCGTTCGTTCCAGTGCACTCAGTGCATGAAGATCTTCAACCAAGCAACGGATCTTCTAGAGCATCAGTGTGTTCAGGTTGAACAGAAGCCGTTTGTGTGTGGTGTGTGCAAAATGGGATTCTCCCTTCTCACGTCTTTGGCACAACATCATAATGAGCACACTAATGGAAACAATCCAATGAAGTGCTCTATTTGTGAAAAAACGTACCGCCCAGACTCCGCCTCTTCTAACCCTCAGCAACCCTCTACTGCTGAGACATCCAGTGATGGGGCAGACATGGGTTCCTCTTCCACTACAGCTTTCCAGGGCTCCGACCGTCCATATAAGTGCTCGGTGTGCAATAAGGCATTTCGCCACCTTTCGGAACTCTCACGTCATGAAAGAGTGCACACGGGTGAGAAACCCTACAAGTGCGACACTTGTGAGAAGAGCTTTAGTCAAGCTTCTCATCTGGCGCACCACCAGCGCACTCACAGTGCCGATCGCCCGTATAAATGTGCCGTTTGCGAGAAGACCTTCAAGCACAGGCAGCACCTGGTACGGCACATGTACGCTCACTCTGGCGAGCACCTTTTCAAATGCAACCTGTGCGAGCTTCATTTCAAGGAGTCGTCCGAACTGCTGCACCACCAGTGCCAGCCAGCTGGAGAGCGTCCCTTCCGTTGCGCAGCATGCGGGAAAAGCTTCAAACGGCCCTCGGACCTGAGGCAGCACGAGCGCACCCACTCCGAAGAGCGGCCTTTCCAGTGTGAGGAGTGTCAGATGAGCTTCAAGCAGCAGTATGCACTTGTTCGCCACCGTCGTACGCACAAAAACCCAGCAGATCGCCCTTTCAAGTGCAATCAGTGTGACAAAGGTTTCCTGCAGCCTTCCCACCTGCTGTACCACCAGCATGTCCACGGTATTGAGAGTCTGTTCAAATGTGCTGCTTGCCAAAAGGGCTTCAGACAATCCGGGGAACTTCTAAGGCACAAGTGTACAGAATCAAACTCTGGATCGAACGCTGTGGAGAAACCGTACAAGTGCGACGTGTGTGGGAAGGGCTACAAAAAGTCGTCAACGTTACAGAGGCACCAGAACTCCCATTGCACTGAAAAGCCGCTGAAGTGCTCGCTCTGCGGCCGCCGCTTCCAGTCCTCGTCTGATTTTGTGCAGCACCGATGCGACCCTGCTCGGGAGAAGCCGATGAAATGCGCAGACTGCGAGAGGCGCTTTAAATATTCATCCGAGTTGCAGAGACATCGAAGAGTTCATACAGGAGAGAAACCCTTCAAGTGTCCCACCTGTGACAAGGGATTCAAACAGCGTGAACACTTGGCCAAACACGGCATTGTCCACTCCCGTGAAGCCCAGTTCAAGTGTGTCTGGTGTGGAGAGTGTTTTGGAGAGCTTGGGGCCCTTCAAGAACATACAGTTCAACACACTGCAGAAGGAGGGGGCTATCCTGCGTCTTCGTGCATAGAGTAG
- the csnk2a2a gene encoding casein kinase 2, alpha prime polypeptide a, with product MPGPVSSKARVYADANTVKSKEYWDYEAHVPSWSNQDDYQLVRKLGRGKYSEVFEAININSNDRVVVKILKPVKKKKIKREIKILENLRGGTNIIRLVDTVKDPVSRTPALVFEYINNTDFKDLYQRLTDFDIRFYLYELLKALDYSHSMGIMHRDVKPHNVMIDHQMRKLRLIDWGLAEFYHPAQEYNVRVASRSYKGPELLVDYQMYDYSLDMWSLGCMLASMIFQKEPFFHGQDNYDQLVRIAKVLGTEELFSYLNKYHIELDTRFKDLLGQQTRKRWENFVQPENQHLVSPEALDLLDKLLRYDHQQRLTAQEAMEHPYFYPVLKGQPLSNSEGALAISSSTTT from the exons ATGCCCGGTCCGGTGAGCAGCAAAGCACGGGTGTATGCTGATGCCAACACTGTGAAGAGCAAGGAATACTGGGACTATGAAGCACATGTGCCTAGCTGGAG CAACCAGGATGACTACCAGCTTGTACGAAAGCTTGGAAGAGGCAAATACAGTGAAGTGTTTGAGGCCATCAACATCAACAGCAACGACAGAGTAGTTGTTAAAATCCTGAAG CCTGTTAAAAAGAAGAAGATTAAGCGTGAGATCAAAATTCTGGAGAACTTAAGAGGAGGAACCAACATCATTCGTCTTGTAGACACAGTGAAGGATCCTGTG TCTAGAACGCCTGCCCTTGTGTTTGAGTACATCAATAACACAGACTTCAAG GATCTCTATCAGAGACTAACAGACTTTGATATCCGGTTCTACTTGTATGAACTTCTAAAG GCACTGGACTACTCTCATAGCATGGGCATCATGCATCGGGATGTCAAACCTCATAATGTCATGATAGACCACCAAATGAGAAAG TTGCGGCTAATAGATTGGGGTCTTGCTGAGTTCTACCATCCCGCGCAGGAATACAATGTTAGGGTCGCCTCAAGATCATATAAGGGACCAGAACTGCTGGTTGACTATCAG ATGTATGACTACAGTTTGGACATGTGGAGCTTAGGCTGTATGTTAGCCAGTATGATCTTCCAGAAAGAGCCATTTTTCCATGGTCAAGACAACTATGATCAG TTGGTCAGAATTGCCAAGGTTCTTGGAACAGAAGAGCTATTCAGCTACCTGAACAAGTATCACATTGAGCTGGACACACGTTTCAAAGATCTGCTTGGCCA GCAGACCCGTAAGCGCTGGGAGAACTTTGTTCAGCCAGAGAATCAGCACTTGGTGAGCCCAGAAGCTCTGGATTTGCTGGATAAACTTCTGCGTTATGATCATCAACAGAGACTGACTGCCCAAGAGGCCATGGAACACCCCTACTTTT ATCCTGTGCTGAAGGGACAGCCTCTGTCAAACTCAGAAGGCGCACTGGCAATAAGCAGCTCAACCACAACATGA